The DNA region CCACTGCAGTTTTGGAAGAATTTTATACCTTGCTTCAATCTAATCAATTTATTAAAAGTGGTGGTTTAGAATATGCTAAAGAAATACTTTTTCGTACTTTTGGGCCAGAAATTGCAAATAAAATTCTTGAAAAACTTACTAAAAGTATGGAAAATAACCAGAATTTTTCATATTTGGCGCAAATTAAACCCCAACAGCTTGCAGATTTTATTACTAAAGAACACCCACAAACTATCGCTCTTATTTTAGCTCATATGGATTCAATTCATGCGGCTGAAACTTTAGAGTATTTTAGTGATGAATTAAGAGCTGAGGTTGTTATAAGAATGGCAAATCTTGGTGATATTTCTCCAAGTATTATTAAAAGAGTTTCAGCTGTACTTGAAAGTAAACTTGAAAGTCTTACTTCTTACAAAGTTGAAGTGGGTGGTCCTAGAGCTGTAGCAGAAGTACTTAATCGTTTAGGTCAAAAAGCAAGTAAATCAACTATTACTTATATAGAACAAAGCGATGAACGTTTAGCTGAAACTATTAAAGAACTTATGTTTACTTTTGATGATATACAAAAACTTAGTACTCAGGCTATAAGAGAGATTTTAAAAACTGCTGATAAGCGTGATTTAATGATAGGCTTAAAAGGTGCAAGCGAAGAATTAAAACAAAAATTTTTAGCAAATATGTCTGCGCGTGCAAGCGAAGCTTTTCTTGAAGAAATGGGATTTTTAGGAGCTGTACGTGTGAAAGATGTTGAAGATGCACAAAGGAAGGTAGTAGAAGTCGTTCAAAAACTTGCAGAACAAGGGCTTGTGCAAACAGGTGATGCAGATGAAATGATAGAATAGGTGGATATAATGATTAATCGTAGTAATGTTATTTCAGGTGGAAATTCTAATCAACATGTTGTAGAAGGGTATCGTTTTAAAGTTATTTCTGAATTTGATAATCATGTAGTAGAGCATCATCTCCAAAATTCAAATGAGGAGAATGATAAAAGAACTCATGAAGATGTAGTTCAAGAAAATCAAAGTATAGTCTCTACACAAACTATACAAGAATCACAAATTCAGACATTTCAGCCAAATTTTGTTGAAGATTTACTTAAAAAAACTGATGAAATGTCAAGTAATATTATTAAACTTCAAATGCAAATTGAAAGTCAAGAAAATGAATTTAATAATCGTTTAAATTCAGAACTTGAAAATGCTAAAGAGAAATTCACTAAAGAAGGTTTTGATAAGGCAAAAGAGGAATTTCAAAAAGAATTAGATGAACTTAAAGATAAGTATTTAAAAAGTATAGCAAAACTTGATGATGCTTGTGCTAATTTAGAAATTTTTATAGAGAAAAATGAAAAAGAATTAGCTCAAACAGCTATAGATATTGCCAAAGAGGTGATCTTAAAGGAGTTAGAGCTTGATTCTCAAAAAATAGCTTATGCTTTAGCTAAAGATTTAATTAGTGAGCTTAAAGGTGCTAGTGCTATTGAACTTAAGATTAATGCTCAAGATTATGAGTATTTAAAAGAGCAATTTAGTCAAGATACTCATATTAAAGTCAGTCTTGATGATGCTATTAGTAAAGGCAGTGTTGTTATTATTAGTGATGCGGGTAATATAGAATCTAATCTTAACTCCCGTTTGATGAAAATTAAAAAAATGGTCAATAATGAATAAAAAATTTGCCCACACTAAAGAAGAATTAGAAAAATTAAGTTTAAAAGAATTAGAAGATCTTGCTGTTTTAATACGTGAAAAAATTATACAAGTAGTCAGTCAAAATGGTGGACATTTAAGTTCAAATTTAGGTGCTGTTGAGCTTAGTATAGCAATGCATTTGATTTTTGATGCTAATAAGGATCCTTTTATTTTTGATGTATCTCACCAATCTTATACACATAAACTTTTAAGTGGAAAAGAAGATATTTTTCATTCTTTAAGACAAATTAATGGTTTAAGTGGTTATACAAAACCTAGTGAAGGAGATTATTTTGTTGCTGGACATTCAAGCACTTCTATTTCTTTGGCACTTGGTGCGTGTAAGGCTATTGCTTTAAAAAAACAAAAGCGCACTCCTATAGTTTTAATAGGTGATGGGGCTTTGAGTGCAGGAATGGTTTATGAGGCTTTAAATGAATTAGGTGATTCTAAATTTCCTTGTGTAATCCTTTTAAATGATAATGAAATGAGTATTTCAAAACCTATAGGTGCCATTTCAAAATATCTTTCTCAAGCTATGGCAACACAGTTTTATCAAAATTTTAAAAAGCGTATAGCAAAGATGCTTGATGTGTTACCTAATAGTGCTACTTATATAGCAAAACGTTTTGAAGAAAGTTTTAAACTTATTACTCCTGGACTTTTATTTGAAGAATTAGGTTTAGAATATATTGGCCCTATTGATGGCCATAATTTAGCTGAAATTATTGTGGCTTTAAAACAAGCTAAAGCTATGCAAAAACCTTGTGTAGTACATGCTCAAACTATTAAGGGTAAGGGTTATATTTTAGCAGAGGGAAAGCATGCAAAATGGCATGGAGTAGGAGCTTTTGATATAGATAGCGGAGAAAGTATTAAAAATATTGATATTAAAAAATCAGCTACTGAAATTTTTTCTCAAAATTTATTGAATTTGGCTTTAAAATATGAAAATATTGTTGGAGTCACTGCTGCTATGCCAAGTGGGACTGGGCTTGATAAGCTTATAGATAAGTATCCTAATCGTTTTTGGGATGTAGCTATTGCAGAACAACATGCTGTTACTTCTATGGCTGCTATGGCAAAAGAAGGGTTTAAGCCTTTTGTAGCTATTTATAGTACTTTTTTACAACGTGCTTATGATCAGATCATTCATGATTGTGCGATTATGAATTTAAGTATTGTTTTTGCTATAGATAGAGCAGGAATAGTTGGTGAAGATGGAGAAACACATCAAGGTGTTTTTGATGTTAGTTTTTTAGCGCCTTTGCCTAATTTCACTCTTTTGGCTCCTAGAGATGAACAAATGATGCAAAAAATAATGGAATACTCTTATTTGCATAAAGGACCTATAGCTTTTCGTTATCCTAGGGGAAGTTTTATTTTGGATAAAGAATTTAATTCTTGCGAAATAGAGTTTGCTAAAGCTCAGTGGCTTGTTAAAAATGATAGCAAGATTGTTTTCCTAGGTTATGGTCAAGGGGTAGGTAAAGCATGGCAGGTTTTAAAATCTTTGCAAGCAATAGGAAAAGATGCGAATTTAATTGATCTGATTTTTATAAAACCTTTGGATGAGGAATTATTGTCTTATCTTGCTAAAAAAAGTGAAATTTGGTTTGTTTTTAGTGAAAATGCTAAAATTGGAGGTGTGGGAAGTTTGATCAATAATTTTTTGCAAAAATATGATTTTCAAATTAAACTTATCAGTTTTGAATATGAAGATTGTTTTATTGAACACGGTAAAAGTAGCGAAGTAGAAAAAATTTTGCATAAAGATACTAATAGTTTATTTGATGAAGTCTTAAAAATTTTATAATTAAATAATAAAAAATATTATTTGATATAAACTTTTTTTAATTAAAATTTTATTATTATTTCCTCTTAAAAAATAAGGATATTAAAATGGAATTGTTAGAAATGCTTAGAAAACATGAATTAAAGGCTACTCCACAGAGGCTTTGCGTTTTAAAAATCTTAAAAAGGCATGAACATCCTAATATTGATGAATTGTATGCAGAAATTAAAAAAGAGTATCCTTCAATTTCTTTAGCCACAGTTTACAAAAATCTTAACACCTTGCAAGAACAAGGTTTGGTTGTTGAAATTAATGTTTTAAATCAAAAAACTTGTTATGATATTTATGAAGAGAAACATATTCATGTTGTTTGTTCTAAATGTGGTAATATAAATGATTTAAATTTTCAAGATGTGAAACTTGATGAATATCAAGAATATTTAGAAAAAAAATTAGGCAATTTGATTAACCATTTATCAGTTTGTGCTTATGTTCACAGGTGTAAAGAATGTTCTTAAATAAATTAAGAAAATAACCCTTTTTAGGGTTATTTTAGTATTTTTAAAATTCTTATAAATATTTTTTAAAATATCGATAATTTTATAAAAATAAACTTAAAATTCTTCAAGATTTTTTATCATAAAAATTTTTAATATTATTGTATAATTTTGAATATAAAAATAGGTTTTATAAATTAAAAGACAAGAAAATTATAAAAGCTATAATTAAGGATAATAATGCAAAAGCAAGATAAAATTATAAATATGTTTAATGAAATAGCTCCAACTTATGATAAAACTAATAGAATTTTAAGTTTTGGTGTTGATGTAAGTTGGCGCAAATTCGCTTGTAAAAGAGTTTTAAAGCTTTGTGAAAAAGATGATATAGTTATACTGGATGTGGCTTGTGGAACAGGAGATATGATAAATATTTGGCAAAATAGTGCTAAAAAATTAAACAAAAATATACTCAATCTCAAAGGTGTTGATCCAAGTAAAGGTATGTTAAATATAGCAAAACAAAAATTTCCAAATATTGATTTTATAAAAGCTCAAGCACAAGAATTACCTTTACAAAATGAAAGCACTGATATTATAAGTATAAGTTATGGAATACGTAATGTGGTAGAGAGAAAAAAAGCTTTAAGTGAGTTTTCACGAGTGCTTAAACAAAATGGAATTTTTTTAATTTTAGAATTTGTTAAAAGAGAAAATGATGGTTTTATAGGGTTTTGCAGGGATTTTTATCTTAAAAATATTTTGCCAAATTTAGGTGCAATTATAAGTAAAAATAAAAGTGCTTATGAATATTTACCTAATTCCATAGAAAGTTTTTTGAGTAAAGATGAAATGATTATTGAGTTAGAACAAGCAGGTTTTAAGATGCTTGAATTTAAAAGTTTTAGTTTTGGTGTGAGCTCTATGTTTATAGCTAAGAAAATCTAAATCTTAGATTTTCTTAATTTTTTTATTAAAAGTGGTAATATTATAATTAATATAGCCCCTACAAGTAAAATAGGAGCTATAGATCCACTCCAAAGTATTGATAAATCTCCATTGCTAATAGATAATGCTCTTCTTAGATTGGTTTCTAATTGTTCTCCTAATACAAAACCAAGTATAAGAGGAGCCATTGGAAATTCAAGTTTTCTTAAAATATAAGCTAGGATACCTATGATTAAGATTAAAATTATATCAAAGCTTGTGCTATTAATAGAATAAATTCCTATAATTGAAACAATAATTATAATAGGGGCTAAACTCCACATAGGTATACTTAAAATTTTAACAAAAATTCTAATTAGGGGTAAATTCATCAAAAGTAAAACTACATTAGCAAATAATAAAGAAGCTATAAGCCCCCATACTATATTTGCTTGTTCGCTAAACATTGTAGGACCTGGGGTGATATTATAAAGTGTTAATGCTCCCATCATTACTGCAGTTGTTCCTGAACCTGGAAGTCCAAGTGTGAGCATAGGGATAAAAGATCCGCAAGCTGAGGCATTATTAGCTGCTTCAGGGGCTGCAACACCTTTTAAATCTCCTTGTCCAAATTTGCCTTTTATGCCAGCTATTTTTTTCTCACTCATATAAGTAATAGCACTAGCTATAGTTGCTCCAGCGCCTGGTAAAACTCCTACAAAAAATCCTAAGATAGAAGATCTTATAATGGCTGAAAAACAAAGAAAAAATTCTTTAAGATTAACTAAAATTTTACCTGTTTTATTAATAATATTTTGACTTGTACGAGTATTTTCTAATATGAAAAAAATTTCACTAACAGAAAAAAGACCTATAACTAAAATAATAAAAGAAATTCCATCATATAAATGAGGATTGTCAAAGGTAAAGCGATAAACACCTGTATTTCCATCTATACCTATGGTGGTTAAAAAAAGACCTATTAAGGCTGAGAGAAAAGATCTTATGGGTTTTTGAGCTAACATGCTTCCTAAACTTGCTAAACCAAAAATAATAAGAGCAAAATATTCAGCAGGTCCAAATTTTAAAGACCACTGTGCAATCAGTGGAGCAAAAAGTATAATACCACAAATTGCTATAAAAGAACCAATAAAAGAACTAAGTGCTGAGATGCTTAAGGCTTTTCCTGCTAAGCCTTTTTTAGCTAAAGGATGCCCATCTAAAGTAGTCATAATGGCTGCTGCATCTCCTGGTATTCCAAGAAGTATAGAAGAAATTCTGCCTCCATATTCACAACCCATATAAACTGTTGCAAGTAAAATAATGGCAGATTCTGCAGGTAAGTTCATTCCAAAAGCTAGAGGGAGTAAAATAGCTACTCCATTAATAGGTCCAAGTCCTGGAAGCATACCTACTATAGTGCCTATAAAACAGCCTATTAATGCTATTAAAATATTGTAAGGATCTAAAGCTATATTAAATCCTTGCATTAAATACATCCAAGTATCCATAATTTTCCTTTAATTAAAATGATTAAAGATAAAGCCAAATGGCAAAGTAATTTGTAATACATTATCAAAAAAATAATATAGAATAATGCTACTTAATATAGAAAAAATACAAGCTTTAGGCAAGGTTGTTTTAAAAAGCAAAGTCATGATAAATATTAGTAAAAATGTACAAAGCATAAAGCCTAAGAGTTCAAAAAAAATGGCATAGAGTAAAAGGGCTAAAGTTAAAATAATAAATTTTTTCCAAAAAATGAAATCACCCCATTTAAGCCCATTATTTTTAGAAATAAAAATTAAAAATAAAGAGAAAAAGGAGATAAGAATTAAAATTCCTATCGGAAAAGCACGAGGTCCTAGGGGTTCATAATTAAAATCTGAATGTATACTTAAACCTTTATAAATTCCAATTAAACTAATAATGAGCAAGATCCCTGCAATAATTTTTATACTTGAAATCGTTTTCATTTTATAAGCTTAAATTCTTTGGCTAATGTTCTATATTGTTCAGTTTGTTTTTTAACAAAATCTTCTAAATCTTTACCATTTTTGTTAAATTCAAATAAGGATCTTTGATTAAGTTGATCTTTGTATTCTTGAGTTTTTTGGAATTTTTCAAATGCATTAAGCCACCAATTATAAGCTTCATTAGAAACTTTTGATCCCATATAATAAGCTCTAAGTGTAGGCCATTCTACTTCATAACCTAGTTCTTTAGCAGTTGGAATATCAGCTAGAATTCCAGGAAGCCTTTTTGGAGAAAAAATTGCTAAAACTCTAATAGTTTTTGTTTTAATTTGAGGTATGAGTTCAGCTACACCTGCACTAATGACATCAATGTGATTTCCTAAGAGTGAAGTTAAAGCATCACCTCCTCCTTCAAAGGCTACATAACGTATTTTTTTCACATCAACATTAATGGCTTTTGCAAGCAAAGCTGTTTGCATCCAATCTTGTCCTCCTATAGATCCTCCAGCACCTATACTAATAGAGTTGGGATCTTTTTGTAAAGCTTTTATTAAATCTTCTAGATTTTTATAAGGAGAATCTGCTTTTACGGCTATCATACCATAATCTACGCCTGCTGAAGCAAGCCATTTAACATCATTTTCATTGTATTTTCCATGTTTTCCTGTAGCTATATTAAGTAAGGTTCCACTTGAAAAAGCCACTACTACATTACCATCTTTAGATCTATTATTAACCATGGTATTATAAGCTACAACACCTACTCCACCAGGCATATAAGTGACTCTTATAGGAGTTGAGATAATTTTAGTATCAAGCATACCAACTTGAATGAGTTTACATGTTAAATCAAATCCACCTCCAGGTTGAGCTGGAGCAATGCATTCAGGACGTTTTGGTTCTTGAGCAAAACTTAATATAGTGCTAAAAGCTAAAATAGAGCAAAAAATTTTTAATTTCATGATAAAATCCTTTAAGTTTTAAGTTTGAAATATATAAGTATTATATATAATATTTTTTCTAAAATTTTACTATTTAGTTGAGATTAGACTTAAAAATTTTTAAAAAAGTGTAACTTTATTATACAAAATCAATATATTGATACAATTTGTAATAATTTATATTTGGAAAATTGATGAATGTAAGTGAATTAAATTTAAAAGCTAAGGCTTTATTGGAGACGCATTTTGATGATATTGTTTTAAGCGGAGAACTTTCAAAAATTACTATGCATGGTTCAGGACATTGGTATTTTGATTTAAAGGATGAAAAATCTAGCATAGCTTGTGCTATGTTTAAAAATGCTAATTTAAAAGTGGATTTTAAACCAAAGCTTGGTGATTTTTTAGAACTTATTGGAAGTGTAAGTTTATATGTTGAAAGTGGACGTTATCAATTTATCGCAAATAGCATGAAAAAAGCAGGATTTGGAGATTTAGAGGCACAATTTTTAGCTTTAAAAGAACGTTTGCAAAAAGAAGGACTTTTTGATACATGTTTTAAAAAGAAATTGCCAAAATTTCCTAAAAAAGTGGGTATTATTACTTCAAAAACTTCAGCAGCTTTGCAAGATATGTTAAAACTTATTAATCAAAAAGAATATTTTTTAGCTAAAATTTATGTTTTTAATGCTTTAACTCAGGGAAATCAAGCACCTTCTTCTCTTATAAAAGCTTTACAAAGAGCTGATACTATGGATTTAGATCTTATTGTTATTGCACGTGGTGGAGGGAGTAGAGAGGATCTTTTTTGTTTTAATGATGAAAACTTAGCAAGAGAAATTTTTAAAGCTAATACTCCTATTATTTCAGCAATTGGACATGAGATTGATTATGTAATTAGCGATTTTGTTGCAGATTATAGAGCTCCAACACCTTCTGCAGCTATTGATATTTTGTTTTTTTCAAAGTTAAATTTAGAACAAAATTTAGATTTATTAGAAGAAAAATTATTACAATGTTTGCAAAATAAAATACAAAATTGTAATCATATGCTTTTAAATTTAAATAAAATTTTTAAAGCTAATTCTTTGCCTAAAATATTAGATGAAAAAATAAAACAAAGTTATGCTATAGAGAAACAATTTTATAATTTAATCATAAATCAGTTGAGTTTTAATAAATTAAAATTAGAAAAATTGCAAAATGCTTATTTGCAGCATGAAAATTTCTTTAATAAAAGTAAAAAATTTGTTTGTGTTAAAAAAGATAATAAAATAATAAGTTTAGAAGAACTTAAAGCTGATGATATGATAATTTTAACTTCTCAAACTTCTCAAAAAGAAGCAAAAATTTTATAAAGGATATATTATGAGAAAAATTAATTTTAGCGCTGGACCATCAACTTTACCTTTAGAAATTTTAAAACAAGCCCAAGAGCAATTGTGTGATTATCAAGGAAAAGGTTATTCTATTATGGAAATTTCACACCGAACCAAGGTGTTTGAAGAAGTACATTTTGGCGCGCAAGAAAAAGCTAAAAGACTCTATGGCTTAAATGAGGATTATGAGGTCTTGTTTTTACAAGGTGGGGCAAGTTTACAATTTGCTATGATTCCTATGAATTTAGCTTTAAATGGAATTTGTGAATATGCTAATACTGGAATTTGGACAAATAAAGCAATTAAAGAAGCTCAGATTTTGGGTATAAAAGTAAAAATTGTTGCAAGTAGTCAAGAAAATAATTTTAATCATATTCCTGATGTAGAATTTAGTGATAATGCCGATTATGCTTATATTTGTTCTAATAATACTATTTATGGTACACAATATCAAAATTATCCTAAAACTAAAGCCCCTTTAATCGTTGATGCTTCAAGTGATTTTTTTTCTAAAAAGGTAGATTTTTCCAATATAGCTTTTTTTTATGGAGGAGTACAAAAAAATGCAGGGATATCAGGTTTAAGTTGTATTTTTATCCGTAAAGATATGTTAGAAAGATCACAGAATAAAAAAATTCCTAGTATGTTAAGTTATGCTATTCATGCACAAAATAATTCTTTGTTTAATACGCCTCCAACTTTTGCCATTTATATGTTTAATCTTGAAATGGATTGGCTTTTAAATCAAGGTGGGCTTGATAAGGTGTATGAAAATAATTTTAAAAAAGCTAATATACTTTATAATTGTATTGATAGTAGTGAAGGTTTTTATCAAGGACATGCTAAGAAAAAAGATAGATCTTTAATGAATGTGAGTTTTAATATTCCTATAAATACAGATTTAGAATCTGTATTTATAGATGAAGCTCAAAAAGAGGGCATGATAGGTCTTAAAGGACATAGAATTTTAGGTGGGATTCGTGCAAGTATTTATAATGCTTTAAATTTAGACCAAGTAGAAATATTATGTGAATTTATGAAAAAATTTCAAGAAAAATATGCATAATTTTAATGTGAA from Campylobacter hepaticus includes:
- the dxs gene encoding 1-deoxy-D-xylulose-5-phosphate synthase; this encodes MNKKFAHTKEELEKLSLKELEDLAVLIREKIIQVVSQNGGHLSSNLGAVELSIAMHLIFDANKDPFIFDVSHQSYTHKLLSGKEDIFHSLRQINGLSGYTKPSEGDYFVAGHSSTSISLALGACKAIALKKQKRTPIVLIGDGALSAGMVYEALNELGDSKFPCVILLNDNEMSISKPIGAISKYLSQAMATQFYQNFKKRIAKMLDVLPNSATYIAKRFEESFKLITPGLLFEELGLEYIGPIDGHNLAEIIVALKQAKAMQKPCVVHAQTIKGKGYILAEGKHAKWHGVGAFDIDSGESIKNIDIKKSATEIFSQNLLNLALKYENIVGVTAAMPSGTGLDKLIDKYPNRFWDVAIAEQHAVTSMAAMAKEGFKPFVAIYSTFLQRAYDQIIHDCAIMNLSIVFAIDRAGIVGEDGETHQGVFDVSFLAPLPNFTLLAPRDEQMMQKIMEYSYLHKGPIAFRYPRGSFILDKEFNSCEIEFAKAQWLVKNDSKIVFLGYGQGVGKAWQVLKSLQAIGKDANLIDLIFIKPLDEELLSYLAKKSEIWFVFSENAKIGGVGSLINNFLQKYDFQIKLISFEYEDCFIEHGKSSEVEKILHKDTNSLFDEVLKIL
- the serC gene encoding phosphoserine transaminase is translated as MRKINFSAGPSTLPLEILKQAQEQLCDYQGKGYSIMEISHRTKVFEEVHFGAQEKAKRLYGLNEDYEVLFLQGGASLQFAMIPMNLALNGICEYANTGIWTNKAIKEAQILGIKVKIVASSQENNFNHIPDVEFSDNADYAYICSNNTIYGTQYQNYPKTKAPLIVDASSDFFSKKVDFSNIAFFYGGVQKNAGISGLSCIFIRKDMLERSQNKKIPSMLSYAIHAQNNSLFNTPPTFAIYMFNLEMDWLLNQGGLDKVYENNFKKANILYNCIDSSEGFYQGHAKKKDRSLMNVSFNIPINTDLESVFIDEAQKEGMIGLKGHRILGGIRASIYNALNLDQVEILCEFMKKFQEKYA
- a CDS encoding tripartite tricarboxylate transporter permease produces the protein MDTWMYLMQGFNIALDPYNILIALIGCFIGTIVGMLPGLGPINGVAILLPLAFGMNLPAESAIILLATVYMGCEYGGRISSILLGIPGDAAAIMTTLDGHPLAKKGLAGKALSISALSSFIGSFIAICGIILFAPLIAQWSLKFGPAEYFALIIFGLASLGSMLAQKPIRSFLSALIGLFLTTIGIDGNTGVYRFTFDNPHLYDGISFIILVIGLFSVSEIFFILENTRTSQNIINKTGKILVNLKEFFLCFSAIIRSSILGFFVGVLPGAGATIASAITYMSEKKIAGIKGKFGQGDLKGVAAPEAANNASACGSFIPMLTLGLPGSGTTAVMMGALTLYNITPGPTMFSEQANIVWGLIASLLFANVVLLLMNLPLIRIFVKILSIPMWSLAPIIIIVSIIGIYSINSTSFDIILILIIGILAYILRKLEFPMAPLILGFVLGEQLETNLRRALSISNGDLSILWSGSIAPILLVGAILIIILPLLIKKLRKSKI
- the fliG gene encoding flagellar motor switch protein FliG; protein product: MIKLSEEQKMVYDDLSMPEKVAIFLIQLGEDATTSVFSHMEIDVITEISRYIAMAKNVDRSVATAVLEEFYTLLQSNQFIKSGGLEYAKEILFRTFGPEIANKILEKLTKSMENNQNFSYLAQIKPQQLADFITKEHPQTIALILAHMDSIHAAETLEYFSDELRAEVVIRMANLGDISPSIIKRVSAVLESKLESLTSYKVEVGGPRAVAEVLNRLGQKASKSTITYIEQSDERLAETIKELMFTFDDIQKLSTQAIREILKTADKRDLMIGLKGASEELKQKFLANMSARASEAFLEEMGFLGAVRVKDVEDAQRKVVEVVQKLAEQGLVQTGDADEMIE
- a CDS encoding Bug family tripartite tricarboxylate transporter substrate binding protein yields the protein MKLKIFCSILAFSTILSFAQEPKRPECIAPAQPGGGFDLTCKLIQVGMLDTKIISTPIRVTYMPGGVGVVAYNTMVNNRSKDGNVVVAFSSGTLLNIATGKHGKYNENDVKWLASAGVDYGMIAVKADSPYKNLEDLIKALQKDPNSISIGAGGSIGGQDWMQTALLAKAINVDVKKIRYVAFEGGGDALTSLLGNHIDVISAGVAELIPQIKTKTIRVLAIFSPKRLPGILADIPTAKELGYEVEWPTLRAYYMGSKVSNEAYNWWLNAFEKFQKTQEYKDQLNQRSLFEFNKNGKDLEDFVKKQTEQYRTLAKEFKLIK
- the ubiE gene encoding bifunctional demethylmenaquinone methyltransferase/2-methoxy-6-polyprenyl-1,4-benzoquinol methylase UbiE, with amino-acid sequence MQKQDKIINMFNEIAPTYDKTNRILSFGVDVSWRKFACKRVLKLCEKDDIVILDVACGTGDMINIWQNSAKKLNKNILNLKGVDPSKGMLNIAKQKFPNIDFIKAQAQELPLQNESTDIISISYGIRNVVERKKALSEFSRVLKQNGIFLILEFVKRENDGFIGFCRDFYLKNILPNLGAIISKNKSAYEYLPNSIESFLSKDEMIIELEQAGFKMLEFKSFSFGVSSMFIAKKI
- the perR gene encoding peroxide-responsive transcriptional repressor PerR; amino-acid sequence: MELLEMLRKHELKATPQRLCVLKILKRHEHPNIDELYAEIKKEYPSISLATVYKNLNTLQEQGLVVEINVLNQKTCYDIYEEKHIHVVCSKCGNINDLNFQDVKLDEYQEYLEKKLGNLINHLSVCAYVHRCKECS
- the fliH gene encoding flagellar assembly protein FliH, with the translated sequence MINRSNVISGGNSNQHVVEGYRFKVISEFDNHVVEHHLQNSNEENDKRTHEDVVQENQSIVSTQTIQESQIQTFQPNFVEDLLKKTDEMSSNIIKLQMQIESQENEFNNRLNSELENAKEKFTKEGFDKAKEEFQKELDELKDKYLKSIAKLDDACANLEIFIEKNEKELAQTAIDIAKEVILKELELDSQKIAYALAKDLISELKGASAIELKINAQDYEYLKEQFSQDTHIKVSLDDAISKGSVVIISDAGNIESNLNSRLMKIKKMVNNE
- the xseA gene encoding exodeoxyribonuclease VII large subunit, producing MNVSELNLKAKALLETHFDDIVLSGELSKITMHGSGHWYFDLKDEKSSIACAMFKNANLKVDFKPKLGDFLELIGSVSLYVESGRYQFIANSMKKAGFGDLEAQFLALKERLQKEGLFDTCFKKKLPKFPKKVGIITSKTSAALQDMLKLINQKEYFLAKIYVFNALTQGNQAPSSLIKALQRADTMDLDLIVIARGGGSREDLFCFNDENLAREIFKANTPIISAIGHEIDYVISDFVADYRAPTPSAAIDILFFSKLNLEQNLDLLEEKLLQCLQNKIQNCNHMLLNLNKIFKANSLPKILDEKIKQSYAIEKQFYNLIINQLSFNKLKLEKLQNAYLQHENFFNKSKKFVCVKKDNKIISLEELKADDMIILTSQTSQKEAKIL
- a CDS encoding tripartite tricarboxylate transporter TctB family protein, giving the protein MKTISSIKIIAGILLIISLIGIYKGLSIHSDFNYEPLGPRAFPIGILILISFFSLFLIFISKNNGLKWGDFIFWKKFIILTLALLLYAIFFELLGFMLCTFLLIFIMTLLFKTTLPKACIFSILSSIILYYFFDNVLQITLPFGFIFNHFN